In one window of Mytilus trossulus isolate FHL-02 chromosome 7, PNRI_Mtr1.1.1.hap1, whole genome shotgun sequence DNA:
- the LOC134724547 gene encoding DCN1-like protein 3 yields MGKCQSCCEPPGSSTETRFTSTQRPDYRPPQHTISKDLDRGTGDQGFTPMSTGKSAIASDKKMFTPYPKLPPIKKHSNGEGKRLSFISRDVSESKILAMFEQYRDSGEEAILAEGIEKFCSDLQVNPDEFIVLVLAWKFNAETMCKFTKEEFVTGCKALKADSIKGIQSKFTDLLNDVKNKQSFKEFYKWTYKFGLDIETGQRTLPSDMAMGLWKLIFSQSQPPVIEQWIEFLEEHPSIRGIPRDTWDMFLNFVEQVGDDLSTYDDTEAWPSLFDDFVEYQNDKQNQNVKSF; encoded by the coding sequence ATGGGCAAGTGTCAATCATGTTGTGAACCACCAGGGTCATCAACAGAGACCAGATTTACTAGTACACAAAGGCCAGATTACAGACCACCTCAGCATACAATTTCAAAAGATCTTGATAGAGGCACAGGTGATCAAGGTTTTACACCCATGTCAACAGGAAAATCAGCCATCGCTTCGGACAAAAAAATGTTCACGCCATACCCAAAACTGCCACCTATTAAAAAACATAGCAATGGGGAGGGGAAGAGACTGTCATTCATTTCACGTGATGTGTCAGAGAGTAAGATTTTGGCGATGTTTGAACAATACAGAGATTCGGGGGAAGAAGCAATTTTAGCTGAAGGAATCGAAAAGTTTTGCTCAGATCTACAAGTAAATCCAGATGAATTTATTGTATTAGTTTTAGCATGGAAATTTAACGCAGAAACAATGTGCAAATTTACAAAAGAAGAATTTGTCACAGGGTGTAAAGCATTGAAAGCTGATTCAATTAAAGGAATTCAGTCAAAATTTACAGATCTCTTAAATGatgtgaaaaacaaacaaagctTCAAAGAGTTTTACAAATGGACTTATAAATTTGGTCTGGACATTGAAACGGGACAAAGAACACTTCCGAGTGATATGGCCATGGGCCTTTGGAAACTGATCTTTTCTCAGAGTCAACCACCCGTTATAGAACAATGGATAGAGTTTTTAGAAGAACACCCTAGTATAAGGGGAATTCCCCGTGACACGTGGGATATGTTCCTGAACTTTGTAGAACAAGTTGGAGATGATTTAAGTACTTACGATGATACAGAGGCTTGGCCTtctttatttgatgattttgttGAGTATCAGAATGACAAACAGAATCAAAATGTCAAATCGTTTTAG